A stretch of Lentibacillus sp. JNUCC-1 DNA encodes these proteins:
- a CDS encoding ATP-binding protein yields MVPKSENSKDLSKPLPSYTLETLPQHILNWVDNYNHDVIVMFNDIGNIFYTSHSIQRQLGYAPTELNGFNWREIISPSDLAYINEHFLRHSLDAQAFNIRLRHKQGKWIWFEVVAAKHIINDEICYTVVLKDISDKKEAEELMIRSEKMSVAGQLAAGIAHEIRNPLTSLKGFVQLLQGGLIQKDAYYKIMLDEIDKMESITSELLFISKPLSNDFQIESLNDMVNDVMYLLRAQGKIRNISLNWEETEDHLINCNRSQIKQVLINLIKNAIEAMEQKGTIHIQTYKAEESVYIDIIDEGPGIPEEIIHKLTEPFFTTKESGTGLGLMITHQILQKHNGTLKVLSNEKKGSTFQIILPLN; encoded by the coding sequence ATGGTACCAAAGTCCGAAAATAGTAAGGACCTTTCCAAACCGCTGCCATCCTATACACTGGAGACACTTCCGCAGCATATACTGAATTGGGTTGACAACTATAATCATGATGTCATTGTAATGTTCAATGACATAGGTAATATATTTTACACTTCCCACTCAATTCAAAGACAGCTTGGTTATGCCCCCACTGAGTTGAATGGATTCAATTGGCGTGAAATCATTTCTCCTTCCGATCTGGCATACATCAATGAACATTTTTTGAGACATTCGCTGGACGCTCAAGCGTTCAATATTCGATTGAGACATAAACAAGGTAAATGGATTTGGTTTGAAGTCGTTGCTGCAAAACATATTATAAATGATGAAATCTGTTATACAGTTGTGTTAAAGGATATTTCTGACAAAAAAGAAGCTGAAGAACTTATGATCCGCTCTGAAAAAATGTCAGTTGCAGGGCAGCTGGCTGCGGGTATTGCTCATGAAATACGAAACCCTCTAACGTCGTTAAAAGGATTTGTCCAGCTTTTGCAAGGCGGTCTCATACAAAAAGATGCCTACTACAAGATTATGCTTGATGAAATTGACAAGATGGAGTCCATAACATCAGAACTTTTATTTATATCCAAACCACTTAGCAATGATTTTCAAATAGAATCACTCAATGATATGGTAAACGATGTAATGTATTTGCTGCGTGCACAAGGAAAAATCAGAAATATCTCATTGAACTGGGAAGAAACCGAAGACCATTTAATAAATTGCAATCGATCCCAAATTAAGCAAGTACTCATCAACCTTATTAAAAATGCCATTGAAGCGATGGAGCAAAAAGGTACTATACACATACAAACCTATAAAGCAGAGGAATCGGTTTATATCGATATTATTGATGAAGGCCCCGGAATTCCTGAAGAAATTATTCATAAATTAACTGAACCATTTTTTACAACTAAAGAAAGCGGAACTGGTCTTGGATTGATGATCACCCATCAAATTCTCCAAAAGCATAACGGTACATTAAAAGTCTTAAGTAACGAAAAAAAGGGAAGTACGTTTCAAATAATACTTCCTTTAAATTAA
- a CDS encoding response regulator: MARILIADDANFMRVTLTNILNQEGYEIVGQAENGQKAVELYKALNPDLVTMDITMPVKNGIDAIQEIKAFDDNATIVVCSAMGQQKIVVQAIEFGATDFIVKPFDKSRVLETIERALNL, encoded by the coding sequence ATGGCACGTATACTTATTGCTGATGATGCAAACTTTATGCGGGTAACGTTAACCAATATATTAAACCAGGAAGGTTATGAAATCGTCGGGCAAGCCGAGAATGGCCAGAAGGCGGTTGAGCTTTACAAAGCACTAAACCCAGATCTTGTCACAATGGACATAACCATGCCTGTCAAAAACGGCATCGATGCCATACAAGAAATTAAAGCGTTTGATGACAATGCAACAATTGTCGTTTGTTCTGCGATGGGGCAGCAAAAAATTGTTGTGCAAGCGATTGAATTCGGAGCAACAGACTTTATCGTAAAACCGTTTGATAAAAGCAGGGTTCTTGAAACAATCGAACGGGCGTTGAACTTATAA
- a CDS encoding cytochrome c biogenesis CcdA family protein gives MEDINIFMAFGAGFLSFISPCVLPLYPAFLSYITGMSVSEISNENKMLQKKSILHTLFFLLGFSVVFLLMGGFMGSVISDFLTANQGLIRQVGAVVIIFFGLVIIGVLNFDFLMKDRSVKFKNRPTGYAGSFLIGLAFSLGWTPCMGPILAVVLSSAATTPDIALLMMISYVLGFAIPFFVLSFFIGRMSWIKRYSQKIVKIGGVIMILMGIALFFDWLTDLTSYLAGLFGFSGF, from the coding sequence ATAGAGGATATTAATATTTTCATGGCCTTTGGAGCCGGATTTCTTTCATTTATTTCTCCTTGTGTCTTACCCTTATATCCCGCCTTTTTATCTTATATTACAGGGATGAGTGTTAGCGAAATCAGTAATGAGAATAAAATGCTACAGAAAAAAAGTATTTTACATACGCTGTTTTTCTTATTAGGGTTTTCGGTGGTATTTTTGTTGATGGGCGGATTTATGGGAAGTGTGATTTCTGATTTTCTCACAGCTAATCAAGGATTGATTCGCCAAGTGGGGGCCGTCGTTATTATTTTCTTCGGTCTCGTCATTATTGGAGTTCTTAATTTTGATTTTTTGATGAAAGACCGATCAGTGAAATTCAAAAACCGGCCAACCGGATATGCTGGCAGTTTTTTAATTGGTTTAGCCTTCTCATTAGGATGGACCCCTTGTATGGGTCCTATCCTGGCGGTTGTCTTATCCTCGGCTGCGACCACACCAGACATTGCATTACTGATGATGATCAGTTATGTACTTGGGTTTGCGATCCCATTCTTCGTTCTATCATTTTTCATTGGCAGGATGTCCTGGATTAAACGATACAGTCAGAAAATCGTTAAAATCGGCGGCGTCATTATGATCCTGATGGGTATTGCGCTTTTCTTTGACTGGCTGACGGATTTGACGTCATATTTAGCAGGTCTCTTCGGGTTCAGCGGGTTTTAA
- a CDS encoding YneF family protein has translation MDVIWVVLIAIAALIAGVALGFFIARKYMMNYLKKNPPINEQMLRTLMMQMGQKPSQKKINQMMRAMNNQANK, from the coding sequence ATGGACGTGATTTGGGTCGTACTCATAGCTATCGCAGCGCTTATTGCTGGTGTTGCTCTTGGATTTTTCATCGCAAGAAAATATATGATGAACTATTTGAAAAAGAACCCGCCAATTAACGAGCAAATGCTGCGTACATTAATGATGCAAATGGGGCAAAAGCCGTCTCAAAAGAAAATCAACCAAATGATGCGCGCTATGAACAATCAAGCAAACAAATAA
- the sirA gene encoding sporulation inhibitor of replication protein SirA gives MKTYSIFRVKKEIAMYYVHQGDLLHRFFSDCAEHPNDPILQKQFNYVTHSMPIDLLQEQMNVHQHHQPLISNENKHIIAQADHVPVHVNLLDRQIIFQCDMLHEAETSLFPLLQSLQPFLFVSGLNHDNYGWMSSPYYFKLDYPKQILYS, from the coding sequence TTGAAAACATATTCAATTTTTCGGGTTAAAAAAGAAATTGCTATGTATTATGTTCACCAAGGGGACCTATTGCATCGATTTTTCAGTGATTGTGCGGAGCATCCCAATGATCCTATCCTGCAAAAACAATTTAACTATGTGACACATTCGATGCCCATAGATTTACTGCAAGAGCAAATGAACGTTCATCAACATCATCAGCCTCTTATATCAAACGAAAATAAACATATAATAGCCCAAGCAGACCATGTCCCAGTTCACGTCAACTTGCTGGATAGACAAATCATCTTTCAATGTGATATGCTCCATGAGGCTGAAACAAGCTTATTCCCATTGTTGCAAAGCTTGCAGCCGTTTTTATTTGTGTCAGGTCTCAATCATGATAATTATGGATGGATGTCCTCACCATATTATTTTAAACTGGACTATCCTAAACAAATATTGTATTCTTAA
- the tkt gene encoding transketolase: protein MANQIEQKSINTIRTLSIDAIEHASSGHPGLPMGAAPMAYTLWTEYMTHNPKHSKWFNRDRFVLSAGHGSMLLYSLLHLSGYDVTIDDLKSFRQWDSRTPGHPEVHHTDGVEATTGPLGQGFGMSVGMAMAEAHLSALYNKKDFPIVDHYTYALVSDGDLMEGISHEAASLAGHLGLGKLIALYDSNDISLDGDLNRSFSDETAKRFEAYGWQVLRVEDGNNIKDLKKTIEKARSNTTQPTLIEVKTVIGYGSPNKSASAASHGAPLGADEVKLTKEYYKWTYDKDFHVPEEVYDDFKSKVKERGQTAEEEWNKLFEAYKQQYPDLGKELSLAIKGELPKDWDKNLPVYEAGKDKLATRASSGEVLNAIAQSVPYLFGGSADLAGSNKTTINDVEDFSRKNYAGRNIWFGVREFAMAAALNGIMLHGGLKAYAGTFFVFSDYLRPAVRLSAIMNNPATFVFTHDSIAVGEDGPTHEPVEHLASFRAMPNVSLIRPADGNETQAAWRLALESTDKPTALVLTRQGLPTLEGTAHKAYEGVSKGAYVLSQSDKETPDALLIATGSEVQLAVQAQKALADKGIDVNVISMPSWDRFEAQDDSYKDSVLPKKVKARLAIEMAASVGWDKYVGDQGDVLGIDMFGASAKGDTVIENYGFTVDNVVKRVESLIK from the coding sequence ATGGCAAATCAAATTGAACAAAAATCTATCAATACCATCCGAACATTATCGATCGATGCAATTGAACATGCAAGTTCAGGACATCCGGGGCTTCCAATGGGGGCTGCTCCAATGGCTTACACATTGTGGACAGAGTATATGACTCATAACCCTAAACATTCCAAATGGTTTAACAGGGACCGTTTCGTTCTGTCAGCAGGTCATGGTTCAATGCTGTTATACAGTCTGCTTCATTTATCAGGCTATGATGTGACGATCGATGATTTGAAATCGTTCCGTCAGTGGGACTCAAGAACCCCAGGACATCCTGAGGTACACCACACAGATGGGGTAGAAGCAACAACCGGCCCACTTGGACAAGGCTTTGGCATGTCAGTCGGAATGGCAATGGCAGAAGCTCACCTTTCTGCTTTGTATAATAAGAAAGATTTTCCTATTGTGGATCACTATACGTATGCACTTGTTAGTGATGGTGACCTTATGGAGGGGATCTCACACGAGGCTGCCTCACTTGCAGGCCATTTAGGACTTGGGAAATTGATTGCATTATATGATTCAAACGATATCTCATTAGATGGTGATTTAAACAGATCTTTCTCCGATGAAACAGCTAAGCGCTTTGAAGCCTATGGCTGGCAAGTGCTGCGTGTGGAAGATGGTAACAATATTAAAGATTTAAAGAAAACCATCGAAAAGGCACGCTCAAATACAACTCAGCCAACACTGATCGAGGTTAAAACTGTCATTGGTTATGGCTCACCTAATAAATCGGCATCTGCCGCTTCTCACGGTGCACCACTTGGAGCTGATGAAGTCAAGCTCACTAAAGAATATTACAAATGGACATATGACAAGGACTTCCATGTTCCCGAAGAAGTATATGATGATTTTAAATCGAAAGTCAAAGAACGTGGCCAGACTGCAGAAGAAGAATGGAACAAGTTATTTGAAGCTTACAAACAACAATATCCTGATTTAGGGAAGGAGTTGTCGTTGGCGATCAAAGGCGAACTGCCAAAAGACTGGGATAAGAATCTTCCAGTGTATGAGGCAGGAAAAGACAAACTTGCTACCCGTGCCTCTTCCGGAGAAGTTCTTAACGCAATCGCACAATCTGTACCTTATCTATTTGGTGGCAGTGCAGATCTGGCTGGTTCCAATAAAACGACAATTAACGATGTGGAAGACTTTTCCCGCAAGAATTATGCTGGAAGGAACATTTGGTTCGGCGTTCGAGAATTTGCCATGGCAGCTGCCTTAAATGGCATAATGTTGCATGGCGGTCTTAAAGCATATGCTGGCACCTTCTTTGTATTCAGCGACTACCTGCGTCCTGCAGTAAGACTATCTGCGATCATGAACAATCCTGCAACATTCGTCTTTACACATGACTCTATCGCTGTAGGTGAGGATGGTCCAACACATGAGCCTGTTGAACATCTCGCTTCCTTCAGGGCTATGCCAAACGTATCCTTAATTCGTCCCGCTGATGGGAATGAAACACAGGCTGCATGGCGTTTGGCGCTGGAGTCAACAGATAAACCAACCGCACTGGTTTTGACACGACAAGGCCTTCCAACACTTGAAGGGACAGCCCACAAAGCTTATGAGGGCGTTTCAAAAGGTGCGTATGTGTTAAGCCAAAGCGACAAAGAAACACCGGATGCTTTATTGATTGCAACCGGCTCAGAAGTGCAACTTGCCGTTCAGGCTCAAAAAGCACTGGCTGATAAAGGGATTGATGTGAATGTGATCAGTATGCCGTCCTGGGATCGATTTGAAGCACAAGATGATAGCTATAAAGACTCTGTCCTGCCTAAGAAGGTGAAAGCCCGCTTAGCCATTGAAATGGCAGCTTCTGTCGGCTGGGACAAATATGTTGGTGATCAGGGCGACGTGTTGGGCATCGATATGTTCGGAGCATCCGCTAAAGGAGACACCGTCATAGAAAATTACGGCTTTACCGTCGACAACGTTGTTAAACGAGTAGAATCATTAATCAAATAA
- a CDS encoding DUF896 domain-containing protein, which translates to MISKDKLKRINELAHKAKNEGLTDAEAEERQTLRQEYLKNVRSSFKNQLKTMTVIDPEGNDVTPKKVREMQSNEKKH; encoded by the coding sequence GTGATTTCCAAAGATAAACTTAAGAGGATCAATGAACTAGCACATAAAGCAAAAAATGAAGGATTGACTGATGCAGAAGCTGAAGAACGTCAAACACTTCGGCAAGAATATCTAAAAAACGTACGTTCTTCATTTAAGAATCAACTTAAAACGATGACAGTTATTGATCCTGAGGGTAATGATGTCACACCAAAAAAAGTCAGAGAAATGCAGAGCAATGAAAAGAAACATTAA
- a CDS encoding YneB family resolvase-like protein produces the protein MKAIIYCRVSTQKSSQETSLTRQKHELTALAERYQMDVVDIIEEKASGYDIEREGVFKLLDLFSEHKADCLLIQDETRLGRGNTKIALFHQLDKLEILIYTAIHDGKLEVSESDSMVLKIVGVVEEYQRRIHNMKIKRGMKRAVEQGYEPAKNLKNIEHAPGRSRKEFPIEEVIRLREKKLTFEEIATTLNGLGFHVSKATVHRRYREYHNT, from the coding sequence GTGAAAGCCATCATTTACTGCAGAGTCAGCACCCAAAAGAGCAGCCAGGAAACATCTCTTACACGACAAAAACATGAACTTACTGCTTTAGCAGAACGTTATCAAATGGATGTTGTTGATATTATTGAAGAAAAGGCCAGTGGCTATGACATTGAACGTGAAGGTGTCTTTAAACTGCTTGACCTTTTTTCTGAACACAAAGCAGACTGTCTTCTTATACAAGATGAAACCCGGCTTGGACGGGGAAATACAAAAATAGCTTTATTTCATCAATTGGACAAGCTCGAGATTTTAATTTATACGGCGATACATGATGGAAAGCTTGAAGTTTCCGAATCCGACTCCATGGTCCTTAAAATTGTGGGCGTTGTTGAAGAGTACCAGCGACGTATTCATAACATGAAAATAAAACGTGGAATGAAAAGAGCGGTTGAGCAGGGATACGAGCCAGCCAAGAACCTCAAAAACATTGAACACGCCCCAGGGAGAAGCCGAAAAGAGTTTCCAATTGAAGAAGTCATTCGCTTACGTGAAAAAAAATTGACATTTGAAGAGATTGCAACCACTTTGAACGGTCTCGGATTCCATGTTTCCAAAGCAACGGTTCACCGCCGATACAGAGAATATCATAATACTTGA
- the lexA gene encoding transcriptional repressor LexA, translating into MKKLSARQQKIIDFIRDEVQQKGYPPSVREIAKAVELASSSTVHGHLSRLEKKGYIRRDPTKPRAIELLDPYADPSIVRESALYAPVIGKVTAGVPITAVENIEEFIPLPQSTAGADDEVFVLVIEGDSMIEAGILEGDRVIVKQQNTANNGDIIVAMTAEDEATVKRFYKEKDHIRLQPENETMEPLIYSDVSILGKVVGLYRTIH; encoded by the coding sequence ATGAAAAAACTTTCAGCGCGTCAACAAAAAATCATTGATTTTATAAGAGATGAAGTACAACAGAAAGGGTATCCGCCATCTGTGAGGGAAATTGCCAAGGCAGTGGAACTCGCTTCAAGTTCTACCGTACACGGCCATTTGTCGCGTCTTGAAAAGAAAGGCTACATCAGAAGGGATCCGACAAAACCACGTGCGATTGAATTGCTTGATCCCTATGCTGATCCAAGTATCGTGAGAGAATCCGCTTTATACGCGCCTGTAATTGGTAAGGTAACTGCGGGGGTACCGATTACAGCAGTGGAAAATATTGAAGAATTCATACCGCTGCCTCAATCAACTGCAGGGGCAGATGATGAGGTGTTTGTTCTTGTTATCGAAGGCGACAGTATGATCGAAGCTGGGATTTTGGAAGGTGACAGAGTCATTGTCAAGCAGCAGAATACGGCGAACAACGGTGATATTATTGTTGCAATGACAGCAGAGGATGAAGCGACCGTCAAGCGATTTTATAAAGAAAAAGATCATATCAGGCTGCAGCCGGAAAATGAAACAATGGAGCCGCTTATCTATTCCGATGTTTCAATCCTTGGTAAAGTCGTCGGTTTATACAGAACGATTCATTAA
- the glnA gene encoding type I glutamate--ammonia ligase, with protein MSSRLSKEEIYAIIKEENVRFIRLQFTDMLGTIKNVEIPLSQLDKALDNKMMFDGSSIEGFVRIEESDMYLYPDLDSFVVFPWTSDKGKVARFICDIFNPDGTPFEGCPRYTLKRNLKKMEELGYSAFNIGTEPEFFLFKLDQYGEPSLELNDRGGYFDLGPTDLGESCRRDIVLELEEMGFEIEASHHEGAPGQHEIDFKYSDAIKHCDDIQTFKLVVKTIARKHNLHATFMPKPLFGVHGSGMHVNMSLFKDGENVFYDTSKELQLSDDAHYFTAGLLRHAKNYTAVTNPTVNSYKRLVPGYEAPCHVAWSAFNRSPLVRIPYSRGLSTRVELRSVDPTANPYMAMSVLLASGLDGIRNQITPPESIDQNVYEMTEQERQENGIETLPATLMDALKELQNDTIIQTALGNHLYEHFIEAKQIEWDMFRTTVHPWEREQYLTMY; from the coding sequence ATGAGTTCCCGATTATCAAAAGAAGAAATATATGCCATTATTAAAGAAGAAAATGTACGCTTCATTCGACTTCAATTCACAGACATGCTCGGTACGATCAAAAATGTGGAGATCCCACTCAGTCAACTTGATAAAGCTTTAGATAATAAGATGATGTTTGATGGCTCTTCCATCGAGGGTTTTGTTAGAATTGAAGAATCTGATATGTATTTGTACCCGGACCTCGACTCTTTTGTGGTGTTCCCATGGACATCTGACAAAGGTAAAGTAGCAAGATTTATTTGTGATATCTTTAACCCTGATGGAACACCTTTTGAAGGTTGTCCACGATATACACTTAAACGAAACCTGAAAAAAATGGAAGAATTGGGGTATTCAGCCTTCAATATTGGAACAGAACCGGAATTTTTCTTATTTAAACTGGATCAATATGGTGAACCATCTCTTGAACTTAATGACAGAGGCGGCTATTTCGACCTGGGACCAACTGACCTGGGAGAAAGCTGCCGCAGAGATATCGTGCTTGAACTGGAAGAAATGGGATTTGAGATTGAGGCTTCCCACCATGAGGGCGCTCCTGGACAACATGAAATTGACTTTAAGTATTCAGATGCAATAAAACATTGTGATGACATTCAAACCTTTAAATTGGTTGTTAAAACAATTGCTAGAAAGCATAATTTACATGCGACATTTATGCCAAAGCCTCTTTTTGGTGTACATGGCTCTGGAATGCATGTCAATATGTCCTTATTCAAGGATGGAGAGAATGTATTTTACGATACATCTAAAGAGCTACAGCTCAGTGATGATGCACATTACTTTACTGCGGGACTCTTGCGTCATGCCAAAAATTATACAGCTGTAACCAACCCGACCGTCAATTCATACAAGCGCTTAGTGCCTGGCTATGAAGCTCCTTGCCATGTGGCGTGGTCCGCTTTTAACCGGAGTCCACTCGTGCGTATTCCTTATTCAAGAGGATTAAGCACACGTGTTGAATTGCGCAGTGTCGATCCAACAGCTAACCCATATATGGCTATGTCTGTGCTGCTGGCATCCGGTCTTGATGGAATCCGCAATCAAATAACACCGCCTGAATCAATTGATCAAAACGTTTATGAAATGACGGAACAAGAACGTCAAGAAAACGGGATCGAAACGTTACCTGCAACCTTAATGGACGCCTTAAAAGAATTACAAAATGATACAATCATTCAAACAGCTTTAGGCAACCACTTATACGAACATTTTATCGAAGCAAAACAAATTGAGTGGGACATGTTCCGGACAACGGTTCACCCATGGGAAAGAGAACAGTACTTGACTATGTATTAA